Proteins from one Cicer arietinum cultivar CDC Frontier isolate Library 1 chromosome 3, Cicar.CDCFrontier_v2.0, whole genome shotgun sequence genomic window:
- the LOC101508947 gene encoding ascorbate transporter, chloroplastic-like isoform X1: MSISGLISNRNFSSFTASENVYQLRKHQSLQRGSISGLQHGGQIAKDPFARCQHDHHRTSHIEQRTVYGLGVSKLSKVNRACVHYRSEEYDIAETKVDPVASDEGTGEAIILEGNGTPVSPWWQKLPKRWVIVLLCFTAFLLCNMDRVNMSIAILPMSQEYNWNSATVGLIQSSFFWGYLLTQILGGIWADKLGGKVVLGFGVVWWSMATVLTPIAARIGLPYLLIMRAFMGIGEGVAMPAMNNILSKWIPVSERSRSLSLVYSGMYLGSVVGLAFSPMLIQNFGWASVFYSFGSLGSIWFAFWLRKAYSSPKDDPDLGAEEKRLILEGGVSKAPVSDIPWKLILSKPAVWALIISHFCHNWGTFILLTWMPTYYNQVLKFNLTESGLLCVLPWLTMAIFANIGGWIADTLVSKGFSITTVRKIMQSIGFLGPAFFLTQLSHVKTPAMAVLCMACSQGSDAFSQSGLYSNHQDIGPRYAGVLLGLSNTAGVLAGVFGTAATGYILQRGSWNDVFKVSVALYIIGTLVWNIFSTGEKILD, encoded by the exons ATGTCTATAAGTGGTTTAATTTCCAACAGAAACTTCTCTTCTTTCACTGCCTCAG AAAATGTATATCAATTGAGAAAGCATCAATCACTTCAAAGAGGGAGCATTTCTGGTTTGCAACATGGTGGCCAAATTGCAAAGGACCCTTTTGCAAGATGCCAACATG ATCACCATAGAACTAGCCATATTGAACAAAGAACAGTATATGGACTAGGAGTAAGCAAGCTTAGTAAGGTAAATAGAGCCTGTGTTCATTACAGATCAGAGGAGTATGACATTGCAGAAACAAAGGTGGATCCTGTGGCATCTGATGAAGGAACAGGTGAAGCAATTATATTGGAAGGAAATGGTACACCGGTATCGCCTTGGTGGCAGAAGCTTCCCAAGCGCTGGGTTATTGTATTGCTATGTTTTACGGCGTTTCTTCTATGCAACATGGACCGT GTAAATATGAGCATAGCAATACTTCCGATGTCACAAGAGTATAACTGGAATAGTGCAACAGTTGGCCTAATTCAGTCATCTTTTTTCTGGGGCTATCTACTTACTCAG aTTCTTGGTGGCATATGGGCAGACAAACTTGGTGGGAAGGTAGTGCTAGGTTTTGGAGTTGTATGGTGGTCAATGGCAACAGTTTTAACACCTATTGCTGCAAGAATTGGACTCCCTTATTTGCTTATTATGCGCGCCTTTATGGGAATTGGTGAG GGTGTAGCCATGCCTGCCATGAATAATATACTATCCAAGTGGATTCCAGTTTCAGAGAGAAGCAGATCACTTTCGCTAGTATATAGCGGCATGTACCTTGGTTCTGTGGTAGGCTTGGCATTCTCACCTATGCTAATACAAAATTTTGGGTGGGCATCAGTTTTTTACTCATTTGGATCCCTTGGAAGTATCTGGTTTGCCTTTTGGTTGAGAAAA GCATATAGTTCACCAAAAGACGACCCGGATCTTGGGGCAGAGGAAAAAAGGCTCATACTTGAAGGCGGTGTATCAAAAGCACCTGTTTCAGACATTCCTTGGAAATTAATTCTATCAAAACCAGCAGTTTGGGCTCTTATAATCTCTCATTTCTGCCACAATTGGGGGACATTTATTCTATTAACATGGATGCCTACTTACTACAATCAG GTTCTGAAGTTCAACCTCACCGAATCTGGGCTCTTATGTGTTCTTCCGTGGTTAACCATGGCTATTTTTGCAAATATTGGAGGGTGGATAGCTGACACATTAGTTAGCAAAGGTTTTTCCATAACAACTGTTCGAAAG ATCATGCAATCGATTGGGTTTCTAGGTCCTGCCTTTTTTCTGACGCAACTGAGTCATGTCAAAACACCTGCCATGGCAGTATTGTGCATGGCATGCAGTCAG GGATCTGATGCATTCTCACAATCTGGTCTTTATTCCAATCACCAAGACATTGGACCACGCTATGCT GGTGTATTGCTGGGACTATCGAACACTGCAGGTGTGCTTGCAGGTGTATTTGGCACAGCTGCAACTGGATACATTCTCCAAAGAG GTTCTTGGAATGATGTGTTTAAGGTTTCTGTTGCATTGTACATAATAGGCACATTGGTATGGAATATCTTTTCAACTGGTGAGAAAATTCTTGACTAA
- the LOC101508947 gene encoding ascorbate transporter, chloroplastic-like isoform X2, which translates to MSISGLISNRNFSSFTASENVYQLRKHQSLQRGSISGLQHGGQIAKDPFARCQHDHHRTSHIEQRTVYGLGVSKLSKVNRACVHYRSEEYDIAETKVDPVASDEGTGEAIILEGNGTPVSPWWQKLPKRWVIVLLCFTAFLLCNMDRVNMSIAILPMSQEYNWNSATVGLIQSSFFWGYLLTQILGGIWADKLGGKVVLGFGVVWWSMATVLTPIAARIGLPYLLIMRAFMGIGEGVAMPAMNNILSKWIPVSERSRSLSLVYSGMYLGSVVGLAFSPMLIQNFGWASVFYSFGSLGSIWFAFWLRKAYSSPKDDPDLGAEEKRLILEGGVSKAPVSDIPWKLILSKPAVWALIISHFCHNWGTFILLTWMPTYYNQVLKFNLTESGLLCVLPWLTMAIFANIGGWIADTLVSKGFSITTVRKGSDAFSQSGLYSNHQDIGPRYAGVLLGLSNTAGVLAGVFGTAATGYILQRGSWNDVFKVSVALYIIGTLVWNIFSTGEKILD; encoded by the exons ATGTCTATAAGTGGTTTAATTTCCAACAGAAACTTCTCTTCTTTCACTGCCTCAG AAAATGTATATCAATTGAGAAAGCATCAATCACTTCAAAGAGGGAGCATTTCTGGTTTGCAACATGGTGGCCAAATTGCAAAGGACCCTTTTGCAAGATGCCAACATG ATCACCATAGAACTAGCCATATTGAACAAAGAACAGTATATGGACTAGGAGTAAGCAAGCTTAGTAAGGTAAATAGAGCCTGTGTTCATTACAGATCAGAGGAGTATGACATTGCAGAAACAAAGGTGGATCCTGTGGCATCTGATGAAGGAACAGGTGAAGCAATTATATTGGAAGGAAATGGTACACCGGTATCGCCTTGGTGGCAGAAGCTTCCCAAGCGCTGGGTTATTGTATTGCTATGTTTTACGGCGTTTCTTCTATGCAACATGGACCGT GTAAATATGAGCATAGCAATACTTCCGATGTCACAAGAGTATAACTGGAATAGTGCAACAGTTGGCCTAATTCAGTCATCTTTTTTCTGGGGCTATCTACTTACTCAG aTTCTTGGTGGCATATGGGCAGACAAACTTGGTGGGAAGGTAGTGCTAGGTTTTGGAGTTGTATGGTGGTCAATGGCAACAGTTTTAACACCTATTGCTGCAAGAATTGGACTCCCTTATTTGCTTATTATGCGCGCCTTTATGGGAATTGGTGAG GGTGTAGCCATGCCTGCCATGAATAATATACTATCCAAGTGGATTCCAGTTTCAGAGAGAAGCAGATCACTTTCGCTAGTATATAGCGGCATGTACCTTGGTTCTGTGGTAGGCTTGGCATTCTCACCTATGCTAATACAAAATTTTGGGTGGGCATCAGTTTTTTACTCATTTGGATCCCTTGGAAGTATCTGGTTTGCCTTTTGGTTGAGAAAA GCATATAGTTCACCAAAAGACGACCCGGATCTTGGGGCAGAGGAAAAAAGGCTCATACTTGAAGGCGGTGTATCAAAAGCACCTGTTTCAGACATTCCTTGGAAATTAATTCTATCAAAACCAGCAGTTTGGGCTCTTATAATCTCTCATTTCTGCCACAATTGGGGGACATTTATTCTATTAACATGGATGCCTACTTACTACAATCAG GTTCTGAAGTTCAACCTCACCGAATCTGGGCTCTTATGTGTTCTTCCGTGGTTAACCATGGCTATTTTTGCAAATATTGGAGGGTGGATAGCTGACACATTAGTTAGCAAAGGTTTTTCCATAACAACTGTTCGAAAG GGATCTGATGCATTCTCACAATCTGGTCTTTATTCCAATCACCAAGACATTGGACCACGCTATGCT GGTGTATTGCTGGGACTATCGAACACTGCAGGTGTGCTTGCAGGTGTATTTGGCACAGCTGCAACTGGATACATTCTCCAAAGAG GTTCTTGGAATGATGTGTTTAAGGTTTCTGTTGCATTGTACATAATAGGCACATTGGTATGGAATATCTTTTCAACTGGTGAGAAAATTCTTGACTAA
- the LOC101508629 gene encoding origin of replication complex subunit 5 isoform X1: MDKEEEAPQIPRRTTRSLYSSSASTSNIVPAAKVSNLEALTINDLLVGGDPISLDDITSSFPGRSSQIHEVVRLLGPLNSPLLPLFVYGGASTGKTSIILQIFRHLKRPLVYSSCRTCYNQRILFESVLNQLLLHRKNMANSYTNAKRCERPSDFVNFLREALTGIVNNLKEKSEKLISEKKTHDGGMGNMIYLVFDNFHLVREWDKSSTILPLLFNLYDMLKIPEVSLIFISSTSPDTFYSNMGYVEPIPIYFPDYTEGDIRQILLRNQANQKLYSSFLDVALKPFCRITRQVGELATALKPLYEQYCEPLSDKGKGVLPSEDMKRRLFNHIKPHIASSLNDVFKVSSPSSREVETSKETKLKGNPKRSEEIADLDFHMSTSAKYLLISAFLASRNPATLDASLFDSKGGSDNRKRKRKASEKALEKKELLEEELLMKGPGTFPLERLIAIFQCIVSVADEPSDEDEQNNEELGAQCGNGSLMSDVLLQLSTLCNANFIFKGKSCPIEGSTRYRSTISENMALKQVARSLKFPLSKYLYRS; this comes from the exons ATGGATAAAGAGGAAGAAGCCCCACAAATCCCTCGGAGAACGACCAGGTCTTTATATTCATCTTCAGCATCCACTTCAAATATTGTACCTGCAGCAAAAGTAAGCAATCTTGAAGCCCTAACAATTAATGACCTTTTAGTTGGAGGAGACCCTATTAGCCTAGATGATATAACTTCCAGTTTTCCTGGTAGAAGTAGCCAGATTCATGAGGTCGTGCGTCTTCTGGGACCTTTAAATTCACCTTTACTTCCTTTGTTTGTGTATGGAGGTGCTTCTACTGGAAAAACCAGTATCATTCTTCAAATATTCAGACATCTCAAAAGGCCGCTTGTTTATTCTAGTTGTAGGACGTGTTATAACCAGCGTATCTTGTTTGAATCTGTTCTTAATCAGTTACTTCTCCATAGAAAAAACATGGCCAATTCTTATACAAATGCAAAGCGCTGTGAAAGACCGTCTGATTTTGTCAATTTTCTCCGTGAAGCATTGACCGGCATTGTAAACAATCTGAAGGAGAAATCAGAGAAGTTAATCTCTGAAAAGAAGACTCATGATGGGGGAATGGGAAATATGATCTATTTGGTATTTGACAATTTTCATCTTGTTAGAGAGTGGGATAAAAGTTCGACTATATTGCCGTTACTGTTTAATCTCTATGACATGCTAAAGATTCCCGAGGTGAGTTTGATTTTCATCAGCAGTACTTCACCGGATACATTTTACTCTAACATGGGTTATGTGGAACCTATCCCCATTTACTTTCCTGATTACACAGAAGGTGATATTCGTCAAATATTATTGAGAAATCAAGCGAACCAGAAGTTGTATTCCTCATTTCTCGA TGTAGCTCTGAAACCTTTCTGTAGAATTACTAGGCAGGTTGGTGAATTGGCTACTGCCTTAAAGCCACTATATGAACAATATTGTGAACCTTTAAGTGATAAGGGAAAAGGAGTTCTCCCTAGTGAAGACATGAAGCGGCGGCTATTCAATCATATCAAGCCTCATATTGCCTCCTCTCTGAATGATGTATTTAAGGTTTCATCTCCTTCTTCACGTGAAGTTGAGACCAGTAAAGAGACAAAGCTTAAGGGGAATCCGAAGAGATCGGAGGAAATAGCTGACCTTGATTTTCATATGTCTACTAGTGCAAAGTATCTTCTTATTTCTGCATTTCTTGCCTCCAGAAACCCTGCTACTCTTGATGCTTCACTTTTTGATTCCAAAGGTGGTTCTGATAATCGAAAGCGAAAGAGGAA GGCCTCTGAGAAAGCGCTCGAAAAGAAGGAACTTTTAGAAGAGGAACTACTAATGAAAGGACCTGGAACTTTCCCATTGGAGAGGTTGATAGCCATCTTTCAGTGTATTGTATCAGTTGCGGATGAACCATCTGATGAGGACGAACAAAACAATGAAGAATTAGGAGCTCAATGTGGCAATGGTTCACTGATGTCTGACGTTCTTTTGCAGCTATCCACTCTCTGCAAtgctaattttattttcaaaggAAAAAGCTGTCCAATTGAAGGCTCGACTCGGTATCGATCAACTATATCTGAAAACATGGCCTTAAAG CAGGTTGCAAGGAGCCTTAAGTTCCCATTGTCAAAGTATTTGTACAGAAGTTAG
- the LOC101508629 gene encoding origin of replication complex subunit 5 isoform X2 — protein sequence MDKEEEAPQIPRRTTRSLYSSSASTSNIVPAAKVSNLEALTINDLLVGGDPISLDDITSSFPGRSSQIHEVVRLLGPLNSPLLPLFVYGGASTGKTSIILQIFRHLKRPLVYSSCRTCYNQRILFESVLNQLLLHRKNMANSYTNAKRCERPSDFVNFLREALTGIVNNLKEKSEKLISEKKTHDGGMGNMIYLVFDNFHLVREWDKSSTILPLLFNLYDMLKIPEVSLIFISSTSPDTFYSNMGYVEPIPIYFPDYTEGDIRQILLRNQANQKLYSSFLDVALKPFCRITRQVGELATALKPLYEQYCEPLSDKGKGVLPSEDMKRRLFNHIKPHIASSLNDVFKVSSPSSREVETSKETKLKGNPKRSEEIADLDFHMSTSAKYLLISAFLASRNPATLDASLFDSKGGSDNRKRKRKASEKALEKKELLEEELLMKGPGTFPLERLIAIFQCIVSVADEPSDEDEQNNEELGAQCGNGSLMSDVLLQLSTLCNANFIFKGKSCPIEGSTRYRSTISENMALKVARSLKFPLSKYLYRS from the exons ATGGATAAAGAGGAAGAAGCCCCACAAATCCCTCGGAGAACGACCAGGTCTTTATATTCATCTTCAGCATCCACTTCAAATATTGTACCTGCAGCAAAAGTAAGCAATCTTGAAGCCCTAACAATTAATGACCTTTTAGTTGGAGGAGACCCTATTAGCCTAGATGATATAACTTCCAGTTTTCCTGGTAGAAGTAGCCAGATTCATGAGGTCGTGCGTCTTCTGGGACCTTTAAATTCACCTTTACTTCCTTTGTTTGTGTATGGAGGTGCTTCTACTGGAAAAACCAGTATCATTCTTCAAATATTCAGACATCTCAAAAGGCCGCTTGTTTATTCTAGTTGTAGGACGTGTTATAACCAGCGTATCTTGTTTGAATCTGTTCTTAATCAGTTACTTCTCCATAGAAAAAACATGGCCAATTCTTATACAAATGCAAAGCGCTGTGAAAGACCGTCTGATTTTGTCAATTTTCTCCGTGAAGCATTGACCGGCATTGTAAACAATCTGAAGGAGAAATCAGAGAAGTTAATCTCTGAAAAGAAGACTCATGATGGGGGAATGGGAAATATGATCTATTTGGTATTTGACAATTTTCATCTTGTTAGAGAGTGGGATAAAAGTTCGACTATATTGCCGTTACTGTTTAATCTCTATGACATGCTAAAGATTCCCGAGGTGAGTTTGATTTTCATCAGCAGTACTTCACCGGATACATTTTACTCTAACATGGGTTATGTGGAACCTATCCCCATTTACTTTCCTGATTACACAGAAGGTGATATTCGTCAAATATTATTGAGAAATCAAGCGAACCAGAAGTTGTATTCCTCATTTCTCGA TGTAGCTCTGAAACCTTTCTGTAGAATTACTAGGCAGGTTGGTGAATTGGCTACTGCCTTAAAGCCACTATATGAACAATATTGTGAACCTTTAAGTGATAAGGGAAAAGGAGTTCTCCCTAGTGAAGACATGAAGCGGCGGCTATTCAATCATATCAAGCCTCATATTGCCTCCTCTCTGAATGATGTATTTAAGGTTTCATCTCCTTCTTCACGTGAAGTTGAGACCAGTAAAGAGACAAAGCTTAAGGGGAATCCGAAGAGATCGGAGGAAATAGCTGACCTTGATTTTCATATGTCTACTAGTGCAAAGTATCTTCTTATTTCTGCATTTCTTGCCTCCAGAAACCCTGCTACTCTTGATGCTTCACTTTTTGATTCCAAAGGTGGTTCTGATAATCGAAAGCGAAAGAGGAA GGCCTCTGAGAAAGCGCTCGAAAAGAAGGAACTTTTAGAAGAGGAACTACTAATGAAAGGACCTGGAACTTTCCCATTGGAGAGGTTGATAGCCATCTTTCAGTGTATTGTATCAGTTGCGGATGAACCATCTGATGAGGACGAACAAAACAATGAAGAATTAGGAGCTCAATGTGGCAATGGTTCACTGATGTCTGACGTTCTTTTGCAGCTATCCACTCTCTGCAAtgctaattttattttcaaaggAAAAAGCTGTCCAATTGAAGGCTCGACTCGGTATCGATCAACTATATCTGAAAACATGGCCTTAAAG GTTGCAAGGAGCCTTAAGTTCCCATTGTCAAAGTATTTGTACAGAAGTTAG